A single region of the Cronobacter condimenti 1330 genome encodes:
- a CDS encoding MarR family winged helix-turn-helix transcriptional regulator codes for MAVKQQAFHLLRQLFQRHTSQWQLALPELTKPQYAVLRSIAENPGIEQVALIEAAVSTKATLAEMLSRMESRRLVRRESAPEDKRRRFIFLTPEGEALLNASIPKGDAVDEAFLGKLTADERAQFAALIARMIDE; via the coding sequence ATGGCCGTCAAACAACAAGCATTTCACTTATTACGCCAGCTTTTTCAGCGACATACGTCGCAGTGGCAACTGGCGCTGCCTGAGCTGACCAAGCCGCAATATGCGGTGCTGCGCTCAATTGCTGAAAACCCGGGAATTGAACAGGTCGCATTGATAGAGGCCGCCGTCAGCACGAAAGCGACGCTTGCCGAGATGTTGAGTCGGATGGAAAGCCGGAGGCTTGTGCGTCGTGAAAGCGCGCCGGAGGATAAACGCCGCCGGTTTATTTTCCTGACGCCCGAGGGCGAAGCGCTGCTTAACGCGAGCATCCCAAAAGGCGATGCCGTCGACGAAGCATTTTTAGGCAAGCTCACCGCCGACGAGCGGGCGCAGTTCGCCGCGCTTATCGCAAGGATGATTGACGAATAA
- a CDS encoding non-oxidative hydroxyarylic acid decarboxylases subunit B has translation MRLIVGMTGATGAPLGVALLQALKAMPEVETHLVMSKWAKTTTELETPFSWQDVAGLADVVHSPADQAATISSGSFRTDGMVIIPCSMKTLAGIRAGYAEGLVGRAADVVLKEGRKLVLVPRETPLSTIHLENLLALSRMGVAIVPPMPAWYNHPGTLDDMVNHIVARVLDQFGLDARNARRWQGLRPVKD, from the coding sequence ATGAGACTGATAGTCGGAATGACAGGCGCGACCGGCGCGCCGCTGGGTGTTGCACTGTTACAGGCGTTGAAAGCGATGCCCGAGGTAGAAACGCATCTGGTGATGTCGAAATGGGCAAAAACCACCACTGAACTGGAAACGCCGTTCTCCTGGCAGGATGTCGCGGGGCTTGCCGATGTGGTGCACAGCCCGGCAGATCAGGCGGCGACTATCTCATCCGGATCGTTTCGCACAGACGGAATGGTGATTATTCCGTGCAGTATGAAAACCCTGGCGGGCATTCGCGCCGGGTATGCCGAAGGACTGGTGGGGCGTGCCGCCGATGTGGTGCTGAAAGAGGGGCGCAAACTGGTGCTGGTACCGCGCGAAACGCCGCTTAGCACCATTCATCTGGAAAACCTGCTGGCGCTCTCTCGTATGGGGGTTGCCATCGTGCCGCCGATGCCCGCCTGGTACAACCATCCCGGGACGCTGGACGATATGGTCAATCATATTGTCGCCCGCGTGCTCGATCAGTTTGGGCTTGATGCCCGCAATGCCCGCCGCTGGCAAGGGTTACGCCCCGTCAAAGACTGA
- a CDS encoding non-oxidative hydroxyarylic acid decarboxylases subunit D: MICPRCADDTIEIMATSPVKGVWTVYQCQHCLYTWRDTEPLRRTSREHYPEAFRMTQNDIDNAPEVPTVPPLLSEDKR; encoded by the coding sequence ATGATTTGTCCACGTTGTGCCGATGACACCATCGAAATTATGGCGACCTCGCCGGTAAAAGGCGTCTGGACGGTGTATCAGTGCCAGCACTGTCTGTATACCTGGCGCGACACCGAGCCGCTGCGCCGCACCAGCCGTGAGCATTATCCTGAGGCGTTTCGGATGACGCAGAACGATATTGATAATGCCCCGGAAGTGCCCACCGTGCCGCCGCTGCTCTCAGAGGATAAGCGGTAA
- a CDS encoding non-oxidative hydroxyarylic acid decarboxylases subunit C, translated as MAFDDLRSFLQALEEQGQLLRISEEVQAEPDIAAAANASGRIGEGAPALWFDNIRGFTDARVAMNTIGSWPNHAISLGLPPTTPVKQQIDEFIRRWDTFPVAPERRDNPPWAQNSVDGDDINLFDILPLFRLNDGDGGFYLDKACVVSRDPQDPDHFGKQNVGIYRMEVKGKRKLGLQPVPMHDIALHLHKAEERGEDLPIAITLGNDPIITLMGATPLKYDQSEYEMAGALRESPYPIATAPLTGFDVPWGSEVILEGVIEGRKREIEGPFGEFTGHYSGGRNMTVVRIDKVSYRTKPIFESLYLGMPWTEIDYLIGPATCVPLYQQLKAEFPEVQAVNAMYTHGLLAIISTKKRYGGFARAVGLRAMTTPHGLGYVKMVIMVDEDVDPFDLPQVMWALSSKVNPAGDLVQLPNMSVLELDPGSSPAGITDKLIIDATTPVAPDNRGHYSQPVKDLPETPMWVEKLTAMLANRRK; from the coding sequence ATGGCGTTTGACGATCTGCGCAGCTTTTTGCAGGCGCTTGAAGAACAGGGACAACTGCTGAGAATCAGCGAAGAAGTACAGGCGGAGCCGGATATCGCCGCTGCCGCCAACGCGAGCGGACGCATCGGTGAAGGCGCGCCCGCGCTCTGGTTTGACAATATTCGCGGCTTTACCGATGCGCGGGTGGCGATGAACACCATCGGCTCATGGCCAAATCATGCGATTTCGCTGGGCCTGCCGCCCACGACACCAGTGAAGCAGCAAATCGACGAATTTATCCGCCGCTGGGACACCTTTCCCGTCGCGCCAGAGCGCCGTGATAATCCACCGTGGGCGCAGAACAGCGTGGACGGTGATGACATCAACTTGTTCGATATTCTGCCGCTCTTTCGCTTAAACGACGGCGACGGCGGATTCTATCTCGACAAAGCGTGTGTAGTGTCGCGCGATCCGCAGGATCCTGACCACTTCGGCAAGCAGAACGTCGGCATTTACCGTATGGAAGTGAAAGGCAAGCGCAAACTCGGGCTGCAACCCGTGCCGATGCACGATATTGCGCTGCATCTGCATAAAGCGGAGGAGCGCGGCGAAGATTTGCCGATCGCCATTACGCTTGGCAATGATCCGATCATCACGCTGATGGGTGCCACACCGCTGAAATATGACCAGTCGGAATATGAGATGGCAGGCGCGCTACGTGAAAGTCCGTATCCGATAGCGACCGCGCCGCTGACCGGTTTCGACGTGCCGTGGGGCTCAGAGGTGATCCTTGAAGGTGTGATCGAAGGTCGCAAACGTGAGATAGAAGGGCCGTTCGGCGAGTTTACCGGGCACTATTCTGGCGGGCGCAATATGACCGTTGTGCGGATCGATAAGGTTTCTTACCGCACCAAACCGATTTTTGAATCGCTCTATCTTGGTATGCCGTGGACCGAAATCGATTATCTGATCGGGCCTGCGACCTGTGTGCCGCTCTATCAGCAGTTAAAAGCAGAATTCCCGGAAGTGCAGGCCGTTAATGCGATGTACACCCACGGTCTGCTTGCGATTATCTCCACGAAAAAACGCTACGGCGGTTTTGCTCGCGCGGTCGGGCTGCGGGCAATGACGACGCCGCACGGGCTGGGCTACGTGAAGATGGTGATTATGGTCGATGAGGATGTCGATCCGTTCGATCTGCCGCAGGTGATGTGGGCGTTGTCATCAAAGGTTAACCCGGCAGGCGATCTGGTGCAGCTACCGAATATGTCGGTACTGGAGCTGGATCCGGGATCAAGCCCCGCGGGCATTACCGACAAGCTGATTATCGATGCCACGACGCCCGTTGCGCCGGACAACCGCGGCCATTACAGCCAGCCGGTGAAGGATCTGCCCGAGACCCCGATGTGGGTGGAAAAATTAACCGCCATGCTGGCTAACCGCAGAAAATAA
- a CDS encoding LysR family transcriptional regulator, translating to MLNLSRLATFVAVVDAGSFTGAAVALGQTKAVVSFNLRQLEAELGVTLLLRSTRRLTLTDAGDRLYQRSLTLLKDANALREEVQASHQGFSGELRVTTTPEYADHVVGPALAAFSRAHPALRIRHFSSSQPADLISQRVDVAIRLGTLQDSAYRAALISRFAIFPVASPEWLERYPVSSLEALSKADWLVHTRLASPLRWELTGPDNAPAGFVITRPPAIAADSAGALMTFALEGCGVALLPEWLVTDALARGTLVRLLPAYRFPAQGVYAVYPDARHVSGKVRGFIDFLRARAAGEL from the coding sequence ATGCTTAACTTATCGCGGCTGGCGACCTTCGTCGCCGTTGTGGATGCCGGTAGCTTTACCGGTGCCGCCGTCGCGCTCGGCCAGACCAAAGCGGTAGTGAGTTTTAATCTCCGCCAGCTTGAGGCTGAGCTTGGCGTGACGCTGCTGCTGCGCTCGACGCGTCGCCTGACCTTAACCGATGCGGGCGATCGGCTTTATCAGCGCAGCCTCACGCTTTTGAAAGATGCCAATGCGCTGCGTGAAGAGGTGCAGGCGAGCCATCAGGGTTTTAGCGGCGAGCTGCGCGTCACCACTACGCCGGAATACGCAGACCATGTGGTCGGTCCGGCGCTGGCGGCGTTCAGCCGGGCGCATCCGGCGCTGCGCATCCGCCACTTTTCTTCCTCTCAGCCTGCCGATTTAATTTCGCAGCGCGTTGATGTCGCTATCCGGCTCGGCACATTGCAGGACTCCGCTTACCGCGCGGCGCTGATTTCGCGCTTTGCCATTTTCCCGGTCGCGTCACCGGAATGGCTTGAGCGCTACCCGGTCTCGTCGCTCGAAGCGCTCAGCAAGGCCGACTGGCTGGTGCATACCCGGCTCGCGTCGCCGCTGCGCTGGGAACTCACCGGCCCGGACAACGCGCCGGCAGGGTTTGTCATCACGCGCCCGCCCGCGATTGCCGCCGACAGCGCTGGCGCGTTAATGACCTTTGCGCTGGAAGGCTGCGGCGTGGCGCTGCTGCCAGAATGGCTGGTGACCGACGCGCTGGCGCGGGGGACGCTGGTGCGTCTGCTCCCGGCGTACCGTTTTCCGGCGCAGGGCGTCTATGCGGTCTACCCCGATGCACGGCATGTTTCCGGCAAGGTACGGGGGTTTATCGATTTTCTGCGCGCCCGCGCCGCAGGCGAGTTATAG